The Rhinolophus ferrumequinum isolate MPI-CBG mRhiFer1 chromosome 28, mRhiFer1_v1.p, whole genome shotgun sequence genome has a window encoding:
- the RAMAC gene encoding RNA guanine-N7 methyltransferase activating subunit encodes MTDTSEAVPNFEEMFASRFTEDDKEYQEYLKRPPQTPPIVEEWNHRAGGNQRNRGNRLQDNRQFRGRDSRRGWPSDNRSNQWHGRPWGKHYPQHRQEPYYPHQYGHYGYNQRPPYGYH; translated from the exons ATGACTGACACTTCTGAAGCTGTTCCAAATTTTGAAGAGATGTTTGCCAGTAGATTCACAGAAGATGACAAAGAGTACCAGGAATACCTGAAACGCCCTCCCCAGACTCCTCCAATTGTCGAGGAATGGAATCACAGAGCTGGTGGGAACCAAAGAAACAGAGGCAATCG gTTGCAAGATAACAGACAGTTTAGAGGTAGAGATAGCAGACGGGGGTGGCCAAGTGACAATCGATCCAATCAATGGCATGGACGACCCTGGGGTAAGCATTACCCACAGCACAGACAAGAACCTTACTATCCCCACCAGTATGGACACTATGGCTACAACCAGCGGCCTCCCTATGGTTACCACTGA